The proteins below are encoded in one region of Vannielia litorea:
- a CDS encoding DUF1013 domain-containing protein, with the protein MNKPLMAKATAVWLVDNTTLSFTQIAEFCGLHELEVQGIADGDVAQGVKGFDPIANNQLTQDEIDAGEKDPGHKLKLKFNQAAVGEEKRRGPRYTPLSKRQDRPASILWLVKFHPELTDGQIGKLVGTTKPTIQAIRERTHWNIQNIQPIDPVALGLCKQTELDAAVQKAAAKKAREGEHISDDERRKLLSTEQSLSADPEPKIPSAISGLETFTLTGGNDDEEEKKEEKVLDADSFFNLPDDESGTDDEQP; encoded by the coding sequence ATGAACAAACCCCTTATGGCCAAAGCCACCGCCGTCTGGCTGGTCGACAACACCACCCTCAGCTTCACCCAGATCGCCGAGTTCTGCGGGCTGCACGAGCTCGAGGTGCAGGGCATCGCCGATGGCGACGTGGCGCAGGGCGTGAAGGGCTTCGACCCGATCGCCAACAACCAGCTGACCCAGGACGAGATCGACGCCGGCGAAAAGGATCCCGGCCACAAGCTCAAGCTCAAGTTCAACCAGGCCGCCGTGGGCGAAGAAAAGCGCCGCGGCCCGCGTTACACCCCACTGTCCAAGCGCCAGGACCGGCCCGCCTCGATTCTCTGGCTGGTCAAGTTCCACCCCGAGCTGACCGACGGCCAGATCGGCAAGCTGGTGGGCACCACCAAGCCGACGATCCAGGCCATCCGCGAGCGGACGCACTGGAACATCCAGAACATCCAGCCGATCGACCCGGTGGCGCTTGGCCTTTGCAAGCAGACCGAGCTCGACGCCGCCGTGCAGAAGGCCGCCGCCAAGAAGGCCCGCGAAGGCGAGCACATCTCGGACGACGAGCGCCGCAAGCTGCTCTCGACCGAGCAGAGCCTCTCTGCCGATCCCGAGCCCAAGATCCCCTCGGCGATCTCGGGCCTCGAGACCTTCACCCTCACCGGCGGCAACGACGACGAGGAAGAGAAGAAGGAAGAGAAGGTGCTCGACGCCGACAGCTTCTTCAACCTGCCCGACGACGAGAGCGGCACAGACGACGAGCAGCCCTGA
- a CDS encoding YidH family protein produces the protein MQDGCPEDPDTRTEWAENRTDWAEDRTLMANERTFAGWMRTGLGAVAVAIGLKAVFGDFEPTWAAKAVASGFLLAALVIFWFAQANARRTHARLSDHAAEPLKHTHFALVAAIFALATVAVGFVLWSL, from the coding sequence ATGCAGGACGGATGCCCCGAAGACCCCGACACCAGGACCGAATGGGCCGAGAATCGCACCGACTGGGCCGAGGACCGCACGCTCATGGCCAACGAGCGCACCTTTGCCGGGTGGATGCGCACCGGTCTGGGCGCGGTTGCGGTGGCGATCGGCCTCAAGGCCGTTTTCGGCGATTTCGAGCCGACATGGGCGGCCAAGGCGGTCGCCTCGGGGTTCCTCCTGGCGGCGCTGGTGATCTTCTGGTTCGCGCAGGCCAATGCCCGCCGCACCCACGCCCGGCTGTCCGACCATGCCGCCGAGCCGCTGAAGCACACCCATTTCGCACTGGTCGCGGCGATCTTTGCCCTCGCCACGGTGGCGGTGGGCTTTGTTCTCTGGTCGCTCTGA
- a CDS encoding DUF4453 domain-containing protein — translation MRLSALAFLAAGPALAGDGYCDELWFTRNAIFHEVGYCFGSPLGQAVFGNDGCTTKTPDLSAAQAARLERMTTAEDGCVVDSNRTSLDIPDLDIRRRLAVLPIRSDGESGCIGWKGGPVALRTGTSQAAEPLFTLAPGDVVLFSHEVEPAGGQTWDYVQVYDEGVLLKAGWTVIEVSPATCEGLAG, via the coding sequence ATGCGCCTTTCTGCCCTTGCCTTTCTCGCCGCCGGCCCCGCCCTCGCCGGAGACGGCTATTGCGACGAGCTCTGGTTCACCCGAAACGCGATTTTTCACGAGGTGGGCTACTGCTTCGGCTCGCCGCTCGGGCAGGCGGTCTTCGGCAACGACGGCTGCACCACCAAGACACCCGATCTGAGCGCGGCACAGGCCGCACGGCTGGAGCGGATGACGACGGCGGAGGACGGCTGCGTGGTGGACAGCAACCGCACTTCGCTCGACATCCCCGACCTCGACATCCGCCGCCGCCTTGCGGTGCTGCCGATCCGCTCCGACGGCGAGTCGGGCTGCATCGGCTGGAAGGGCGGGCCGGTGGCCCTGCGCACGGGCACGAGCCAGGCTGCCGAGCCGCTCTTCACCCTCGCGCCGGGCGACGTGGTGCTGTTCTCGCATGAGGTCGAGCCCGCCGGGGGGCAGACCTGGGACTACGTGCAGGTTTACGACGAAGGCGTGCTGCTCAAGGCCGGGTGGACGGTGATCGAGGTCAGCCCCGCCACCTGCGAGGGCCTTGCGGGCTAG
- a CDS encoding YbaB/EbfC family nucleoid-associated protein, whose product MLKGLGQLGDMAKMMKAAQEMQGKMAKLQEELAEMTVEGESGAGLVKARCTAKGVLNGLDIDPSIFNPDEKEVVEDLILAAIKDAQAKAQVRARQEMEKITREMGLPEGMDLPL is encoded by the coding sequence ATGTTGAAAGGACTGGGCCAGCTGGGCGACATGGCCAAGATGATGAAGGCCGCTCAGGAGATGCAGGGCAAGATGGCCAAGCTCCAGGAGGAGCTGGCCGAGATGACCGTGGAAGGCGAGAGCGGCGCCGGGCTGGTGAAGGCCCGCTGCACCGCCAAGGGCGTTCTGAACGGGCTCGATATCGACCCCTCCATCTTCAACCCGGACGAAAAGGAAGTGGTCGAAGACCTGATCCTCGCCGCGATCAAGGACGCCCAGGCCAAGGCCCAGGTCCGCGCCCGGCAGGAGATGGAGAAGATCACCCGCGAGATGGGCCTGCCCGAAGGGATGGACCTGCCGCTCTGA
- a CDS encoding STAS/SEC14 domain-containing protein, with the protein MTDGFTILPDYPPDVLAVSGQGTIDAAAYEEVLRPALEERLRRHDHVRLFYLLGEDFAGFTTGAAISDARLGMSHLHDFARIAVVTDVGWIRHGVSLFAPLISAPVRCFELAQLGAARAWITEADPSAEAYADPPVDDSFPV; encoded by the coding sequence ATGACCGACGGTTTCACCATCCTTCCCGATTACCCGCCCGACGTGCTGGCCGTCTCCGGCCAGGGCACCATCGACGCCGCCGCCTACGAGGAGGTCTTGCGCCCGGCGCTGGAGGAGCGTTTGCGCCGGCACGACCATGTGAGGCTGTTCTACCTGCTGGGCGAGGACTTTGCGGGGTTCACCACCGGCGCGGCGATCAGCGACGCCCGGCTCGGCATGAGCCACCTGCACGACTTCGCCCGGATCGCCGTGGTTACCGATGTCGGCTGGATCCGCCATGGCGTCAGCCTCTTCGCGCCGCTGATCTCGGCGCCGGTGCGCTGTTTCGAGCTGGCCCAGCTGGGCGCGGCGCGGGCCTGGATCACCGAGGCCGACCCTTCCGCCGAGGCCTATGCCGACCCTCCGGTGGACGATTCCTTTCCGGTATGA
- a CDS encoding DNA polymerase III subunit gamma/tau codes for MSDTPSTGYQVLARKYRPQTFADLVGQEAMVRTLRNAFEADRIAQAFIMTGIRGTGKTTTARIIAKGLNCETGPTTDPCGECAACKAIAEGRHVDVIEMDAASNTGIDDIRAEVLDTVHYAPASSRYKVYIIDEVHMLSKSAFNALLKTLEEPPAHAKFIFATTEIRKVPVTVLSRCQRFDLRRIEPEDMIALMRRIAEAEGGKITDDALALLARASEGSARDATSLLDQAIGQGGEEASAETVRAMLGLADRGRVLDLFELVLRGDAAGALGELAQQYAEGADPMAVLRDLAEVTHWVSVTQITPDAGDDPTISPDERDRGRALAESLPMRVLSRMWQMLLKSLEEVSQAPNAMMAAEMAIIRLTYVSELPTPDELIRKLQDMPAPPPGPPNGGGGGGGSLAAPSQGATPVARSAAPPLSAPAGTPHGTATALAVEPEVALARYARFEDMVELIRHHRDVKLLVEVETTLRLARYQPGRIEFEPTEDAAPDLAARLGARLQTWTGVRWGVSVVGSGGGETIAERRDAARLALEAEALKHPLVQSVLAEFPGAKIKEIRTVKEIEAEAALEALPEVDDEWDPFEED; via the coding sequence ATGAGCGACACCCCCAGCACCGGCTACCAGGTTCTTGCCCGCAAGTACCGCCCGCAGACCTTTGCCGACCTCGTCGGACAGGAGGCGATGGTGCGCACCCTGCGCAATGCCTTCGAGGCCGACCGGATCGCCCAGGCCTTCATCATGACCGGCATCCGGGGGACCGGCAAAACCACCACCGCGCGGATCATCGCCAAGGGGCTGAACTGCGAGACCGGGCCCACCACCGACCCCTGCGGCGAGTGTGCCGCCTGCAAGGCCATCGCCGAGGGCCGGCACGTGGACGTGATCGAGATGGACGCCGCGAGCAACACCGGGATCGACGACATCCGCGCCGAGGTGCTCGACACGGTGCATTACGCGCCCGCGTCGAGCCGCTACAAGGTCTACATCATCGACGAGGTCCACATGCTGTCGAAGAGCGCGTTCAACGCGCTGCTGAAGACGCTGGAGGAGCCGCCCGCCCACGCCAAGTTCATCTTCGCCACGACCGAGATCCGCAAGGTGCCGGTGACGGTGCTCTCCCGCTGCCAGCGGTTCGACCTGCGCCGGATCGAGCCCGAGGACATGATCGCCCTGATGCGCCGGATCGCCGAGGCCGAGGGCGGCAAGATCACCGATGATGCGCTGGCGCTGCTGGCGCGCGCTTCCGAGGGCTCGGCCCGCGACGCGACCTCGCTGCTCGACCAGGCGATCGGCCAGGGTGGCGAGGAGGCGAGCGCCGAGACGGTGCGGGCCATGCTGGGCCTCGCCGATCGCGGCCGCGTGCTCGATCTCTTCGAGTTGGTGCTGCGCGGCGATGCGGCGGGGGCGCTGGGCGAGCTGGCACAGCAATATGCCGAGGGTGCGGACCCGATGGCCGTGCTGCGCGACCTGGCCGAGGTGACGCATTGGGTTTCGGTGACCCAGATCACGCCGGACGCGGGCGACGACCCCACGATCTCGCCCGACGAGCGCGACCGGGGCCGGGCGCTGGCCGAGAGCCTGCCGATGCGGGTGCTCTCCCGGATGTGGCAGATGCTGCTGAAATCGCTCGAGGAGGTGAGCCAGGCGCCCAACGCGATGATGGCCGCCGAAATGGCGATCATCCGGCTCACCTATGTCTCGGAGCTGCCCACGCCCGACGAGCTGATCCGCAAGTTGCAGGACATGCCGGCACCGCCGCCCGGCCCGCCCAATGGCGGTGGCGGCGGCGGGGGCAGCCTGGCCGCACCCTCGCAGGGCGCCACGCCGGTGGCCCGCAGCGCAGCGCCGCCGCTTTCCGCTCCTGCCGGCACGCCCCACGGCACCGCCACGGCGCTGGCGGTGGAGCCCGAGGTGGCGCTGGCCCGCTATGCCCGCTTCGAGGACATGGTGGAGCTGATCCGCCACCACCGCGACGTGAAGCTGCTGGTGGAGGTCGAAACCACCCTGCGCCTGGCCCGCTACCAGCCCGGCCGCATCGAGTTTGAACCCACCGAGGATGCCGCGCCCGACCTGGCCGCCCGGCTCGGCGCGCGGCTGCAAACCTGGACAGGCGTGCGCTGGGGCGTGTCGGTCGTGGGGTCCGGCGGCGGCGAGACGATCGCCGAGCGGCGCGACGCCGCGCGGCTGGCACTGGAGGCCGAGGCGCTGAAACACCCGCTGGTGCAATCGGTTCTGGCAGAGTTTCCCGGGGCGAAGATCAAGGAGATTCGCACCGTGAAGGAGATCGAGGCGGAGGCCGCCCTGGAGGCGCTTCCGGAAGTGGACGACGAGTGGGACCCCTTCGAAGAGGACTGA
- the recR gene encoding recombination mediator RecR, producing MAEDQEEIEGLIALMARLPGLGPRSARRAVLQLIKKRGQLLVPLADSMRRVAETARECLRCGNVGTADICSICLSEKRGTGELCVVEDVADLWAMERAGVFKGRYHVLGGVLSALDAVGPEELRIPRLAERVREEAITEVILALNATVDGQTTAHYIADQLEDMGVKITSLAQGVPVGGELDYLDDGTIGAALRARKTF from the coding sequence ATGGCGGAAGACCAGGAAGAGATCGAGGGGCTGATCGCCCTGATGGCCCGGCTGCCGGGCCTCGGCCCGCGTTCGGCCCGGCGCGCGGTGCTTCAGCTGATCAAGAAGCGTGGGCAGCTCTTGGTGCCGCTGGCCGATTCGATGCGCCGGGTGGCCGAGACGGCACGGGAGTGCCTGCGCTGCGGCAACGTGGGCACCGCCGACATCTGCTCGATCTGTCTCAGCGAGAAGCGCGGCACGGGCGAGCTCTGTGTGGTCGAGGACGTGGCCGATCTCTGGGCAATGGAACGCGCCGGCGTGTTCAAGGGCCGCTATCACGTGCTGGGCGGCGTGCTGAGCGCGCTCGATGCCGTGGGGCCGGAGGAGCTGCGTATACCGCGATTGGCCGAGCGGGTCCGCGAGGAAGCGATCACCGAAGTGATCCTCGCGCTTAACGCCACGGTCGACGGCCAGACCACGGCGCATTACATCGCCGATCAACTCGAGGACATGGGCGTGAAGATCACCTCCCTGGCCCAGGGCGTGCCGGTGGGCGGCGAGCTCGACTACCTCGACGACGGCACCATCGGCGCCGCCCTGCGGGCGCGGAAGACTTTCTAG
- a CDS encoding ribonuclease T2 family protein: MRGWITAALIGLAAPAWAEGEPAGDFDYYVMSLSWSPNWCALEGRAKDSPQCDRGRGFGWVLHGLWPQNERGWPSFCRTGLRDPSRGETAQMADIMGTSGLAWYQWKKHGRCAGLSASDYYATAREAYGSVTRPEVFRRLKDPITLPASVVEEAWLKDNPDLTAEMLTVTCKGGHIQEVRICLTKTLEPRSCGADVSRDCRMQDAAFEPIR; the protein is encoded by the coding sequence ATGCGGGGTTGGATCACGGCGGCACTGATCGGTCTGGCGGCGCCTGCCTGGGCCGAGGGCGAGCCGGCCGGGGACTTCGACTACTACGTGATGAGCCTCTCCTGGTCGCCCAACTGGTGCGCCCTCGAAGGCCGGGCCAAGGACTCGCCGCAGTGCGACCGTGGCCGGGGCTTTGGCTGGGTGCTGCACGGGCTCTGGCCGCAGAACGAGCGCGGCTGGCCCTCCTTCTGCCGCACCGGCCTGCGCGACCCCTCCCGCGGCGAGACGGCGCAAATGGCTGACATCATGGGCACTTCCGGCCTCGCCTGGTACCAGTGGAAGAAGCACGGGCGCTGCGCGGGGCTCTCCGCGTCCGACTACTACGCCACGGCCCGCGAGGCCTATGGCAGCGTCACGCGGCCCGAGGTCTTTCGCAGGCTGAAGGACCCGATCACACTGCCCGCTTCGGTCGTCGAGGAGGCCTGGCTGAAGGACAACCCCGACCTGACCGCCGAGATGCTGACCGTCACCTGCAAGGGCGGGCATATCCAGGAGGTGCGGATCTGCCTGACCAAGACGCTCGAGCCGCGCAGCTGCGGGGCCGATGTGTCGCGCGATTGCCGGATGCAGGATGCCGCCTTCGAGCCCATTCGCTAG